The genomic region AGCCCTCCGTCCGGCGCGTCGCAGCGATGATCCTGGCGGCGACCTGGATCGCGATCTCGATCGGGCTGATGCTCGATTCGGCCGCCGCCCTGCCCCCGCCCGCGGCGGAAACGGGGCAGATCGCGCTGCTCGGCGCGACCATGCTCACCGCGATCGCGTTCCAGCCCACCCGCGCCGCCGCGATCGCCTTCGCCGCGACGCTGGCGGCGATGGTCATGGCGACGCACGGCCCGACGCCGGCCTCGCTCGCCGCGATCGTGGTCGCGGGTGCGCATGGCGTGGCGACGATCCGGCTCGCGCTGGCCGACCAGCGCGCCGTCGCGCTGCGCTGCCTCGCGCTGGAGGAGCAGCAGCGCGCGCGGCTGCTCGTCGCCAGCGTCGAGGAGCAGGGCCCCGGCTGGTTCTGGCAGGCGGATCGCACCGGGCGCATCCGCTACCTGTCGGACAAGGTCGCCGCGGAGATGCGCGCTTTGGGCATCGAGCCGATCGGCGCGGCGCTGTCCTCGGTCTTCCGCGTCGACAGCGCGCTGATCGATACCGAGCGGACGCTGACCTTTCACCTGTCCTCGCGCACCTCGTTCGCCGATTATTGCGTCCGCCCCGCGATCGAGGACGCGCCGGAGCGCTGGTGGTCGATCTCCGGCCGCCCGGTGATCGACGATCTGGGCCGGTTCCAGGGGTTCGCCGGCGCCGGCTCCGACCTGACCGAGCAGCGCCGCGCGGAGGCGGAGATCAAGCGACTGGCGCTGTTCGACAGCCTGACCGGGCTCGCCAACCGCCAGCGGATGCGGCTGTCGCTCGAACAGACGCTGACCCATCGCAGCGGCGCGTCGATGTCGACCGGGCTGCTGCTGCTCGACCTCGACCGCTTCAAGGCGGTCAACGACACGCTCGGCCACCAGATGGGCGACGAGCTGCTGAAGGAGGTCGCCCAGCGGCTGCAGCGCACGATCGGCGACGCGGGCCTGGTGGGGCGGCTGGGCGGCGACGAATTCCAGGTGGTGATCCCGGGGGAGGGCAATCGCGACCGGCTGGGGATGCTCGCCGACCGCGTCATCGCCGCGCTGTCGCTGCCGTACCACATCCAGTCCGCGACCTTGTCGATCGGCTGTTCGGTCGGCGTCGCGGTCGCCCCGCTCCACGGCGACACGCCCGAAGCGCTGGTGCGCAACGCCGATCTGGCGCTCTATGCCGCCAAGGCCGACGGGCGCGGCGTCCACCGCTTCTACCGCGAGGAATTGCTGGAGGGCGCGCAGAACCGCAAGCGGCTGGAGGACGACCTGCGACAGGCGCTGGGCGGCGACCAGTTCCACCTCACCTACCAGGCGGTCGTCTCCACCGCGGACGAGCGTATCATGGGGTATGAGGCGCTGCTGCGCTGGGATCATCCCGAGCGCGGGGCGATCAGCCCGGCCGATTTCGTGCCGGTGGCGGAGGAATGCGGGCTGATCGAGACGATCGGCGAATGGGTCATGCGCAGCGCCTGCATGGAGGCCGCGACCTGGCCCGACCACGTCCGCGTCGCGGTCAACGTCTCCCCGATCCAGTTCGCCAATCCCGCGCTCCCCGCGATCGTCGCCAGCGCGCTCGCCGCCTCGGGCCTCCCTGCGCACCGGCTGGAGCTGGAGATCACCGAGGGCGTGTTCCTCAACGAGGACGCCTCGTCGGAGCGGATGTTCAGGTCGCTCAAGGGGCTGGGCGTCCGCCTCGCGCTCGACGACTTCGGCACCGGCTATTCGTCGCTCGGCTATCTGAAGAAGGCGCCGTTCGACAAGATCAAGATCGACCAGAGCTTCGTGCGCGGCGCGATCCAGCCCGGCAACCGCAACGCCGCGATCATCAAGGCGATCGTCAGCCTGGCGCAGACGCTGGGGATGGAGACCACCGCGGAGGGCGTGGAGCAGCAGGACGAGATCGCGCTGATCCGCGACCTGGGGTGCAGCCATATCCAGGGGTTCGTCTATGGCCGCCCCGCGCGCAGCGCGCAGGTGCGCGAGCAGCTGGGGGCGGCCGGCGGCTTCGCGGTGCCGATCGGTCACAAGACCAGCCGCGCGCCGCGCCAGCGGATGCTGCGCACCGTGCGGCTGGCGCTGGGGGCGGAAAGCGCGGAGGTGCGCCTGCGCAACCTGTCGGAGACCGGCGCGATGATCGACGGCGTCGACCTGCCCGAGGAGGCGATCGGCCATCCGGTCCGCGCCGAGCTGACCGACGGGCAATGGACGCCCGCGATCATCAGCTGGATCGGCGACGGGCGCGCCGGGCTGCGCTTCGATCACGCGATCGATGTCGAGCGCCTCGGCCACGCCCCCGCCCCAGCCCCAGCCCCAGCCCCCGTCCCCACCACCATCCCGTGCGCCGGGACCGCGGGCGCCGCCACCCTGCCGGCCGCGGCCGGCGGGCGTCGTTAACGCCCGCTTTACCCTGTTCGCTTACCGTCCGGTGGACGACGGTCGCGCGATGCGACCGCGACGGAGATAGCGCGTGACTGTCCAGCAACCGATCGCCGCCGATGCCGGCGCCACTTCTCCCGGCGCGTCGATGGCGTCGCTCATCACCGGGGACATGCTGCGCGCGACGCGTTTCATGGGGGCGCAGCGCTTCCCCAGCCCGCATGTCGAATTGTGGACCATGCCCGATTTCCTCGCGCCCGAGGAATGCGACATCCTGATGCGCTACATCGACGCCAACAAGGAGCCGTCGCGCGTCGCCTACGGCGATGCCGGCGCGCGCACCAGCGAGACGTGCGTGTTCGACAACACCACCCCCGTCGTCCAGCTGCTCGACCTGCGGCTGTCGATGCTGCTCGGCATCCCGCCCGGCTGCGGCGAGCCGATCCAGGGCCAGCGCTATGCCGTGGGGCAGGAGTTCAAGCTGCACCACGACTATTTCGAGGATCACCACCCCGACACCGCCAGCAACCGCCACCGCTGCGGCAACCGCACCTGGACCGCGATGATCTACCTCAACGAGCCGGAGGAAGGCGGCGAGACCGGCTTCCACTATCTCCAGCACGAATTCGTGCCGACGCGCGGGATGGCGGTGTGCTGGAACAACATCGGCCCCGACGGCAAGCCCAATCGCTACACGCTGCACCAGGGCAAGCCGGTGATCCGCGGCGACAAGTACATCGTCACCAAGTGGTTCCGCGAGCGCGCGTGGATGGGCCCGGTCGGCTACGTGCCCCCGGCCGCCGCCGCCGTCTCCCGGGCGAAGCCGAAGGTCCGGCGCGCCATCAAGGGCCGTCGCTGACCTTTCCGTCATGCCGGACCCGTTCCGGCCTCCACCGTTCCGCACACACCCCGCCCACCCTCTCCCCATTGTCACCCCGGGCTTGACCCGGGGTCCCGCTTATTCCGCATGCCTGGCCGCCCCCCGCCCCACCGCCGACAGGGCCCGCCTCGCCGCGTCTCCAAAATATTTGCGTTCGCGCCCCGTTCCCTTGCAATCGCTGAACCCCGCGGAAGTCCACGCGTCGCCTGCCCGCCGCCCCCTCATCCCTATGGGGTAGAGCCGGTTGCGGACCCTTTTACCGTCTTGTGCCGTTCGCCAAACTGACACAATCACTAGTCGTCACGCCGATCGGCGGACCCAGATGTGGTAGAACGACGCCGGCGGGCATCCCGCCGCGACGGGAAGGCAAACGGTCGGCGCGACCTTTTTATTCCCGTTTTGTTCTAAGAGCTTGTAGGATCGGGCCAGCACCCGATTCGCGAACGATACAGGAACGCGGGAGCGTAGGCGGGCATGGATTTCAGAGGAACGGACGGCGAGGCGATGACCACCGACACGATCGAGGCGGCAACCCAGACCGCGGGCCCGGACACGACCGGCGCGACCACCACGCAGGGCGCGCTGAACAAGCCGTATCCGGTCGAGGTCGACCACGGCCGCGACGCGCTGCTGACCGATTTCGGCAAGGAGACGCTCCAGGACCGCTATCTGCTCCCGGGCGAGAGCTATCAGGACCTGTTCGTCCGCGTCGCCTCGGCCTATGCCGACGATGCCGCGCACGCGCAGCGCATCTACGACTATATCTCGCGGCTGTGGTTCATGCCCGCGACGCCGGTGCTCTCGAACGGCGGCACCGGCCGCGGCCTGCCGATTTCCTGCTATCTCAATTCGGTCCCCGACAGCCTCAACGGCATCGTCGACACCTGGAACGAGAATGTCTGGCTCGCCTCGCGCGGGGGCGGCATCGGCACCTATTGGGGCAACGTCCGCGGCATCGGCGAGCCGGTCGGCCTGAACGGCAAGACCAGCGGCATCATCCCCTTCGTCCGCGTGATGGATTCGCTCACCCTCGCGATCTCGCAGGGGTCGCTGCGCCGCGGCTCGGCCGCCTGCTACCTCGACATCTCGCACCCGGAGATCGAGGAGTTCCTGGAGATCCGCAAGCCCTCGGGCGACTTCAACCGCAAGGCGCTCAACCTCCACCACGGCGTCCTCATCCCCGACGCCTTCATGGAGGCGGTGCGCGACGGCGCGGAATGGGAGCTCAAGAGCCCGAAGGACCAGTCGGTCCGCGGCAAGGTCGATGCGCGCGCGCTGTTCCAGAAGCTGGTCGAGACGCGGCTGGCCACCGGCGAGCCGTACATCGTCTTCGCCGATCATGTGAACCGCAACATGCCCAAGCACCACCGCGAGCTGGGCCTGAAGGTGTCGACGTCGAACCTGTGCAGCGAGATCACGCTGCCCACGGGGCGCGACCATCTCGGCAACGATCGCACCGCGGTCTGCTGCCTGTCCTCGCTCAACCTCGAGACGTGGGACGAGTGGAAGGACGAGAAGGGCTTCATCGAGGACGTGATGCGCTTCCTCGACAACGTGCTGCAGGATTATATCGACCGTCACGAGCCCGGCATGGAGCGTGCCGCCTACAGCGCCGCGCGCGAGCGCTCGGTGGGCCTGGGCGTCATGGGCTTCCACTCCTTCCTCCAGGCGCGCGGGCTGCCGTTCGAGGGGGCGATGGCCAAGAGCTGGAACCTGCGCATCTTCCGCCACGTCAACGCGCAGGTGAACGAGGCGTCGATGATGCTCGCGCAGGAGCGCGGCCCCTGCCCCGACGCCGCCGACATGGGGGTGATGGAGCGCTTCTCCTGCAAGATGGCGATCGCGCCGACCGCGTCGATCAGCATCATCTGCGGCGGCACCAGCGCCTGCATCGAACCGATCCCGGCCAATATCTACACCCACAAGACGCTGTCGGGCAGTTTCTCGGTCAAGAACCCGTATCTCGAAAAGCTGCTGATCGAGAAGAGCAAGAATTCCGACACCGTGTGGAATTCGATCCTGGAGCACGGCGGCTCGGTCCAGCATCTCGACTTCCTCACGCAGGAGGAGAAGGACTGCTACAAGACCTCGTTCGAGATCGACCAGCGCTGGCTGCTCGAACTGGCGGGCGACCGCACGCCCTTCATCGACCAGGCGCAATCGCTCAACCTGTTCATCCCCGCCGACGTCGAGAAGTGGGACCTGCTGATGCTCCACTATCGCGCGTGGGAACTGGGCATCAAGTCGCTCTACTATCTCCGCTCGAAGTCGGTCCAGCGTGCGGGCTTCGCCGGGGGCGTGGAGAACGACAATACGATCGAGAAGCCGAAGTACGAATTCGGCGAGAGCACGGACTATGACGAGTGTCTCGCTTGCCAATGAGGTGAGGCGATGACGGGGACGCCCCCTCACCCTTCCGCGCCTCCGGCGCTCCGTCCCTCTCCCACAAGGGGAGAGGGGCACGGGGACTGCTCTCCCTCTCCCCTTGTGGGAGAGGGAAGGGGCCCGCGGCCGCAGGCCGTGGGAAGGGTGAGGGGGAGGCGCGGCAACCTCGCCGCCGACACCGTCGTCCGCTCGCGCCGCCTCCGCCGGGAGGCCGGCGAGCCCGAACGACGCCTCTGGCACGTGCTCCGCCAATCGCTGCCCGAGACGAAGTTCCGCCGACAGGTGCCGCTAGGCCCGTACCACGCGGACTTCTGCTCGCACGGCGCCAGGCTGATCGTCGAAGTCGACGGCGACGACCACGCGACACGCATTGCAACCGACGAGGCGCGGACGCGCTTCCTGACTGACGAAGGCTATCGGGTGATCCGTTTCACGAACGCAGAGGTGATGCAGATGATCGACGCGGTTCTAGCGTCGATCGCGCACGCGCTCGTCGAAGACGGCCGCCCGTGACCCACGCCCCCCTCACCCTTCCGCGGTCTTCGACCGCTCCCTCCCTCTCCCACAAGGGGAGAGGGACGGCGACCTGCATCGCCCTCTCCCCTTGTGGGAGAGGGAAGGGGCCCGCGGCCATCGGCCGTGGGAAGGGTGAAGGGCGCCCCGCCCACGAACAAGGGCGCCACGGCATGACCCGCAGCGCCCTCACCTTCTCGTGCCACGCCGTCAGTCGGAGCCGCGATGCGGCTCCGCTGCCCGCCGTGGCGAGTCCCCGGATGGCGATGCCATCCGGGGCCGCCCGCATCTCATTCCGCCTCTTCGAACATGTCCTGCGCGTTCTGCGCGGTGGCGGACAGGCGCACCGTGTCGCCCTCCACCTCGGCCACCAGCCCGAGCGGGATGTAATAATGCTTCGCGCCCTGCCCGTCCTGCGTCGAGGGCGAATCGTTCTTGGTCAGCTTGATACGGTCGCCGTCAACATGGTCGACGGTGCCGACATGCACGCCGTCCGCACCGATCACTTCGGCATGTTCCTTGATCTGGCTGGCATCGGCCATCGTCATTCTCCTTTGCAAAACCCGCCTGCGCAACGCGCCAACACGGCGTTGGTCGCATGACGCCCGCGTTCCCCGCGCTCGAAACCCTGCCGCTTCAGGCCGCGATCATGTTCGCGGTCGCCGCCGTCCTGTCGCTGGCCGGGGCGTGGCTCCTCCTCCAGCTGCGCCGTCCGCTCGGCGCCGGGCGCGTCTATGCCTATCGCATGACCGGCATCATGGCGCTGTCGGGCGGCGTGGTCCTCGCGATGAGCGCCACCGCGATCTGGCGGTGGAGCGTGGCGGCATGAGCGCGTCCTTCACCGTCGCCCTGGCGCTCGGCATCGCGGCCCTGCTGTTCTGGGCCGGCATGTCCGGGCGGCTGGAGCCCTCTTCGCGGTGGGCGCGCCACACGCTGAACGCGGCGCTCGGCATCGGCGGCGCGGTCGCCGGGCTGATCGCCCTTGCCTGGTTCCTCCTCATCACATCCCTGATCTTCTGATCCTGCCGTCGGAGTCCTCCCATGTCCCTCCTCCAAGCATCCAAGCAGTACAAGCCGTTCGAATACCCCTGGGCGTTCGAATTCTGGAAGCGCCAGCAGCAGCTCCACTGGCTGCCCGAAGAGGTGCCGCTGGGCGAGGATTGCCGCGACTGGGCGCAGAAGCTGTCCGATCACGAGCGCAACCTGCTGACGCAGATCTTCCGCTTCTTCACCCAGGCCGATGTCGAGGTGCAGGACTGCTACCACGAGAAATACGGCCGCGTGTTCAAGCCGACCGAGATCAAGATGATGCTGACCGCGTTCAGCAACATGGAGACGGTCCATATCGCCGCCTACAGCCACCTGCTCGACACGATCGGCATGCCCGAGAGCGAGTATGGCGCCTTCCTCGAATATGCCGAGATGAAGGAGAAGCATGACTATATGCAGAATTTCGGCGTCGACACCGACGAGGATATCGCGCGCACGCTCGCGATGTTCGGCGGCTTCACCGAAGGGGTGCAGCTGTTCGCGTCGTTCGCGATGCTGATGAACTTCCCGCGCTTCAACAAGATGAAGGGCATGGGGCAGATCGTCACCTGGTCGATCCGCGACGAGAGCCTGCATTGCGAGGGCATCATCAAGATGTTCCACACCTTCGTCGCCGAGCGCCAGTGCCTGACCAAGGCGGTGAAGGACGATATCGCCGACGTCTGCCAGACGACGATCCGGCTGGAGGACAATTTCATCGACCTCGCCTTCGAAATGGGCCCGGTCAACGGCATGACGCCCAAGGAGATCAAGAAGTACATCCGCTTCATCGCCGACTGGCGACTGGGACAATTGGGGCTGAAGCCGATCTACATGATCGACGAGCATCCGCTGCCCTGGCTGACGCCGATGCTGAACGGCGTCGAGCACGCCAATTTCTTCGAACAGCGCGCGACGGAATATTCGAAGGCCGCGACCAGGGGCCAGTGGAACGACGTATGGGATTCGTTCGACAAGCGCCGCAAGGCGAAGGCCGGCGCACTGCCGACCGGCCCCGCGAACGAGGAAACCGGCGACATGTTCGCGCGGGCGGGCGTGGCGGCGGAGTGAGGTGCCGCCGCTCTTGCCGCTGGCGCAGAATAACTCGCGTCACGGTCATCTCTTTGCCAGCAGAAGCCGACAAGATGGGAAACTCGACACCTCGTTGATATAGACAGCGCAAATGCCCGTCATCTCCCTCTTCTTCGGCATCGTGATCCGGATGTATTTCGACGATCATCCGCCGCCGCACTTCCATGCAAGCTACCAGGGCTTCGAGGCGTTCGTGCGGATCGAGGATGGCGAGATCACGCAGGGGAGCCTGCCGCGCAAGGCCGCCCGGATCGTGCGGCAATGGGCGCTCGACCACCGGGACGAGCTTATGGCAAACTGGCAGCGCGGCGTGGACTTGCTGCCGATGGAGATGATCGCAGGAGCGGACCTCGATGATTAAGATCGTTCGGCTCGCCGTGACGGGCCCCACCAGCCTGTCGCTCGCCTTCTCCGATGGCAGCCAGGCGACGTGGTTTGCCGACGACCTGATCGCGCGCGACACGGTCATGACGCGCCCGCTCGGCGACGCGGGCTATTTCGCGCGCGCCTTTATCGAGGGCGGCGCGCTGGCATGGCCCAACGGGTTCGAACTGTCGGCGGCCAGCCTCCATCGTCGCCTGGCAGAGTCGGGCGCCCTTATCCGGTCGGCCGCGTGACCGCGATCGTGTGAGGTCGCCCCAGACCCGCTCTGTCAGGGTCGTGGCCAACCTCTTGCGGCGCCATTCGAATTCATCCCGCGGGGCTACAACGCTACCCCCGCACCTCCGCCACCAGCGGCGGGGTCTGCTGGTGCTGCACCACGCGCCATTCGTCATGCGCCAGCCGGCGATACGTCGAGGTGCAGTGCGCGACATAGCCTTCCTCGCCGCCCTCCCCGCCGCGCTGTGCGTGGGCGGTATAGCCGACCACGATCAGCCCTTCCTGCGGGCGCACGATGCGGCGGTCGCTCAGCGCCACCGTGTCCCAGCGCGGCGTGTCGCTGACCGCCTTCACCGCCGCCTCGCCCTCCAGCACATAGGGCGGCATCGGTACGACCATCAGGCAGCTGTCGTCGATCGACTCGCGGTAATGCTGCGCGTCGCCGGTCCACAGGCTCTCCTCGAAGGCCCATACGCGGTCGTCTTCCATCATCCGGCTCCGTCGTGGTGAGCCGCGACAGCGCGCGGGCCCGGCGAACGTTCCGGATCAGCCGCCCAGCAGCCCCAGCGCCACCATCTCGCGACGCAGCGTCTCGGCGTCCCGGAACAGATGCGAGCGGATGCCCAGCGCCGTCGCGGCGGCGACATTGGCGGCATTGTCGTCGACGAAACAGGCATCCGCCGGCGCCAGCCCGAATCGGTCGAGCGCCAGCCGGAAGATCGCCGGGTCGGGCTTCACCATCTTCTCGTCGCCCGACACCACGATGTCGCGGAAACGGTCGAACATCCCCGCTTCGCGCACGCGGAAATCGGCGAAGAACTCGCCCGAGAAATTGGTGATCGCGAACAGCGGCACGCCCGCCGCCTCCAGCTCGTCGACCAGCGCCGCCATGCCGGGCATCGGCCCCGGGATCTGCTCGGAAAAGCGCGGCCCCCACAGCGCGATCATCGCGGCATGTTCGGGATGGAGCGCGCTCAGCTCCGCCGACGTCTCCGCGAAGGGGCGGCCGGCGTCGTGCTGGAAATGCCATTCCCGCGTGACGACCGTCGACAGGAACGCGTCGAGCGCCCGTTCGTCGTCGAACAGGCGCTCGTACAGGACCCGCGGGTCCCAGTCGTACAGGACGTGCCCGACGTCGAAGATGACCGACGTCGGGTTGCCGTCGCTAATCAGCCCTGGCGGGCCTTGAAGCGGCGATTCGTCTTGTTGATGACGTAGGTGCGCCCGCGGCGACGGATCACGCGGTTGTCGCGATGGCGGTCCTTGAGCGACTTCAGGCTGTTGCGGATCTTCATGATACGGGCTTCTTCGGCTGGAAATCTGGAAAGCGCGCCGCCTAGAGAGCGCGCCTGCGAAAGTCAACCTGACTCGCGGTCGCGGCGCCGCGGAGCTTGCGGGTCGCTGCGGCGTTGCTATGTCGCAACGATACACGTTTTTTGCGGGGGTCCGTCATGCGCAGCGCCGTCCTTGTCCTCCTTGCGGGCCTGCCGCTCGCCGCCTGCGCCACCGGGCCGCAGACCTTTCCGGTCGAGGCCACGCGCTTCCACTATGACGCCGTTGCGCAGCGCGGCACGATCGCGGTGGAGCCGCTCGCCGGCCCCTCCTCGGCCAGCCTGGAGTACAAGACCTATGCCGCCGCGGTGCAGGCCGAGCTGCTGAAGAACGGCTTCACCAGCCCCGCGGCGGGCGCGAAGCCCGACTTCATCGCCACCGTCGGCTTCACCCGCGCCGACCGCGCGCTGCCGCCGCGCGGGTCGCCGGTGCGGATCGGGCTGGGCGCGGGGGCGGGCAGCGGCGGCTGGCGCGGCGGCGGCGGGATCGGCGGGGGGATCAACTTCCCGATCGGCAATTCGCCCGCGCGCTGGGGCGTCGTCACCGAGCTGGCGGTGCGCATCCGCCACGGCGCCGACGCGGTGTGGGAGGGTCAGGCGCAGTCGCTGACCGACACCACCGCCCCCGACGCGGATGCCGCCTCGGTCGCCGCGCGGCTGGCGTCGGCATTGTTCAAGGACTTCCCCGGCGAATCGGGCCGCACGATCGAGGTGAAATGACGCTGTCCATCAACGCCGCCTTCGACGGCGGCAACATCCGCACCGTCGCCATCCAGGAGTCGGGCGATCGTGTCCGCTGCGACCTGGAGATCGTCCACGATCAGCAGTCGGACTTCTTCCAGTGGTTCTACTTCCGCGCCGCGGGCGTCGCCGGGCGGCGCGTGACGTTCCGCATCCTGAACGCGGGGCAGAGCGCCTATCCGTTCGGCTGGCCGGGCTATCGCACCCGCGCCTCGACCGACCTCGCCGCATGGCGCACCATCGACACCCGGTACGAGGGCGGCGTGCTGTCGTTCGACTGGGCCGGCGCGGAGGGGCAGGACCTCGCCTGGTTCGCCTATTTCGCGCCCTATACGATGGAGATGCACCAGCGCCTGATCGCGCGCATCGCCGCGCGTCCGGGCGTCGCCTACCGCGCGCTGGGCCAGTCGCTCGACGGCCAGCCGATCGACTATCTCCGGCTCGGCACGGGGCCGAAGCAGGTGTGGCTCTACGCACGCCAGCATCCCGGCGAATCGATGGCCGAATGGTGGATGGAGGGCGCGCTCGACTGGCTCACCAGCCCCGCCGCGGCGGCGCTGCTGGCGGCGGCGACCGTCCATGTCGTCCCCAATATGAACCCCGACGGCACGCGGCGCGGGCACCTGCGCACCAATGCGGCGGGGGTGAACCTCAACCGCGAATGGTCGCACCCGACCGCGGAGCGCAGCCCCGAGGTCGCCTGCGTGCTGGCGGAGATGGACCGCACCGGCGTCACCTTCGCGCTCGACGTCCACGGCGACGAGGCGATCCCCGCCAATTTCATCGCCGGGTTCGAGGGTATTCCGTCCTGGACCGACGCGCACGGCGCGAAATTCACCGATTTCGGTAGGCGACTCGCCGCGCATACCCCCGATTTCCAGACCGAGAAGGGCTATGACCGCGCCGCGCCGGGCACCGCCAACCTCGCCATGTCGACCAACCAGCTCGCCGAGCGCTTCGGCGCGGTGTCGGTGACGCTGGAGATGCCGTTCAAGGACCACGACCCCAATCCCGACCCCGAATTCGCGTGG from Sphingomonas phyllosphaerae harbors:
- a CDS encoding M14-type cytosolic carboxypeptidase — encoded protein: MTLSINAAFDGGNIRTVAIQESGDRVRCDLEIVHDQQSDFFQWFYFRAAGVAGRRVTFRILNAGQSAYPFGWPGYRTRASTDLAAWRTIDTRYEGGVLSFDWAGAEGQDLAWFAYFAPYTMEMHQRLIARIAARPGVAYRALGQSLDGQPIDYLRLGTGPKQVWLYARQHPGESMAEWWMEGALDWLTSPAAAALLAAATVHVVPNMNPDGTRRGHLRTNAAGVNLNREWSHPTAERSPEVACVLAEMDRTGVTFALDVHGDEAIPANFIAGFEGIPSWTDAHGAKFTDFGRRLAAHTPDFQTEKGYDRAAPGTANLAMSTNQLAERFGAVSVTLEMPFKDHDPNPDPEFAWSGERSKTLAVSCLEVLAGMIDTL